In Serratia marcescens subsp. marcescens ATCC 13880, a single genomic region encodes these proteins:
- the ilvI gene encoding acetolactate synthase 3 large subunit — protein MEMLSGAEMVVRSLIDQGVKHVFGYPGGAVLDIYDALHTVGGIDHILVRHEQGAVHMADGYARATGEVGVVLVTSGPGATNAITGIATAYMDSIPMVVLSGQVPSSLIGYDAFQECDMVGISRPVVKHSFLVKRTEDIPAVLKKAFYLASSGRPGPVVIDLPKDIVGPAVRMPYAYPQDVSMRSYNPTVQGHRGQIKRALQTILAAKKPVMYVGGGAINAGCEAELLALAEQLNLPVTSSLMGLGAFPGTHRQSVGMLGMHGTYEANKTMHHADVIFAVGVRFDDRTTNNLAKYCPDATVLHIDIDPTSISKTVDADIPIVGDAKQVLVQMLELLAQDDKAQDHDALRDWWQSIEQWRARDCLGYDKNSGTIKPQAVIETLHRLTKGDAYVTSDVGQHQMFAALYYPFDKPRRWINSGGLGTMGFGLPAALGVKLALPEETVVCVTGDGSIQMNIQELSTALQYNLPVVVVNLNNRYLGMVKQWQDMIYSGRHSQSYMDSLPDFVKLAEAYGHVGIAIRTPDELESKLAQALAEKERLVFVDVTVDETEHVYPMQIRGGSMDEMWLSKTERT, from the coding sequence ATGGAGATGTTGTCAGGAGCCGAGATGGTCGTCCGATCGTTGATCGATCAGGGCGTTAAACATGTATTCGGCTACCCCGGCGGGGCGGTGCTCGATATCTACGACGCCCTGCATACGGTCGGAGGGATCGATCATATTCTGGTGCGCCACGAGCAAGGTGCGGTGCACATGGCCGACGGTTACGCGCGCGCCACCGGCGAAGTGGGCGTGGTGCTGGTGACGTCCGGCCCCGGCGCCACCAACGCCATTACCGGTATCGCTACCGCTTATATGGACTCGATCCCGATGGTCGTCCTGTCGGGGCAGGTGCCCAGCTCGCTGATCGGCTACGACGCCTTTCAGGAGTGCGATATGGTGGGGATTTCTCGGCCGGTGGTGAAACACAGCTTCCTGGTAAAACGCACCGAAGACATCCCGGCGGTGTTGAAGAAGGCCTTTTACCTGGCCTCCAGCGGCCGCCCCGGCCCGGTGGTGATCGATCTGCCGAAAGACATCGTCGGCCCGGCGGTGCGGATGCCTTATGCCTACCCGCAGGACGTGAGCATGCGTTCTTATAACCCGACGGTGCAGGGCCATCGCGGGCAAATCAAACGCGCGTTGCAAACCATCCTGGCGGCCAAGAAGCCGGTGATGTATGTCGGCGGCGGCGCGATCAACGCCGGTTGCGAAGCCGAACTGCTGGCGTTGGCGGAGCAGCTGAACCTGCCGGTGACCAGCAGCCTGATGGGACTGGGCGCTTTCCCCGGCACCCATCGCCAGAGTGTCGGCATGCTCGGTATGCACGGCACTTATGAAGCCAACAAAACCATGCACCATGCCGACGTGATCTTCGCGGTCGGCGTGCGTTTCGACGATCGCACGACCAACAATCTGGCCAAATACTGCCCGGATGCCACCGTGCTGCATATCGATATCGATCCGACCTCGATCTCCAAAACGGTGGATGCCGATATTCCGATCGTCGGCGATGCCAAACAGGTGTTGGTGCAGATGCTGGAGCTGTTGGCGCAGGATGACAAGGCGCAGGATCACGATGCGTTGCGCGATTGGTGGCAGTCTATTGAACAGTGGCGCGCCCGCGACTGTTTGGGGTACGACAAAAACAGCGGCACCATCAAGCCGCAGGCGGTGATCGAAACCCTGCATCGCCTGACCAAAGGCGATGCCTATGTGACCTCCGACGTGGGGCAGCACCAGATGTTTGCCGCGCTCTATTACCCGTTCGACAAACCGCGCCGTTGGATCAACTCCGGCGGCCTCGGCACCATGGGCTTCGGCCTGCCGGCGGCATTGGGCGTCAAGCTGGCGCTGCCGGAGGAAACCGTGGTGTGCGTCACCGGCGACGGCAGCATCCAGATGAACATTCAGGAGCTGTCCACCGCGCTGCAATATAACCTGCCGGTGGTGGTGGTGAACCTCAACAACCGCTATCTGGGCATGGTCAAGCAGTGGCAGGACATGATTTATTCCGGCCGCCACTCGCAGTCTTACATGGATTCGCTGCCGGACTTTGTCAAGCTGGCCGAGGCTTACGGCCATGTCGGCATCGCCATCCGCACGCCGGATGAGCTGGAAAGCAAGCTGGCGCAGGCGCTGGCGGAAAAAGAGCGGCTGGTGTTCGTCGACGTGACCGTCGATGAAACCGAACATGTTTACCCGATGCAGATCCGCGGCGGAAGCATGGACGAAATGTGGCTTAGCAAAACGGAGAGGACCTGA
- the rsmH gene encoding 16S rRNA (cytosine(1402)-N(4))-methyltransferase RsmH: MLENYKHTTVLLDEAVNGLNIRSNGIYIDGTFGRGGHSRLILSQLGPEGRLLAIDRDPQAIAAAKSIEDPRFTIVHGPFSELSHYVRERELVGKIDGVLLDLGVSSPQLDDAERGFSFMRDGPLDMRMDPSTGLSAAEWLMKAEADDIAWVLKTFGEERFAKRIARAIVERNRVEPMTRTKELADLIADASPFREKHKHPATRSFQAIRIYINSELEEIERALDGALEVLAPQGRLSIISFHSLEDRIVKRFMRHHSRGAQVPAGIPLTEEQLRGMGGRTLKALGKMMPSEAEVADNPRARSSVLRIAERMPA; the protein is encoded by the coding sequence ATGTTGGAAAACTATAAACACACCACCGTCCTGCTGGACGAAGCCGTCAACGGCCTCAACATCCGCAGCAACGGCATATATATCGACGGTACTTTTGGTCGCGGTGGCCATTCTCGTCTGATTCTGTCCCAACTGGGGCCGGAAGGGCGCTTGCTGGCGATTGACCGTGATCCTCAGGCGATTGCAGCCGCCAAATCTATTGAAGATCCTCGTTTTACCATCGTACACGGCCCATTTTCCGAGTTGTCGCACTATGTGCGGGAGCGCGAGCTGGTGGGCAAGATCGACGGCGTTCTGCTCGATCTGGGCGTTTCCTCGCCGCAGCTTGACGACGCGGAGCGCGGATTCTCCTTTATGCGCGACGGTCCGCTGGACATGCGCATGGATCCGTCCACCGGCCTGTCCGCCGCCGAATGGCTGATGAAGGCCGAAGCGGACGATATCGCCTGGGTGCTGAAAACCTTTGGCGAAGAGCGTTTTGCCAAGCGCATCGCGCGCGCCATCGTGGAAAGAAACCGCGTGGAGCCGATGACGCGCACCAAAGAGCTGGCGGATCTGATCGCCGATGCCAGCCCGTTCCGTGAAAAGCACAAGCATCCGGCGACGCGCAGCTTCCAGGCGATCCGCATCTATATCAACAGCGAGCTGGAAGAGATCGAGCGTGCGCTCGACGGCGCGCTGGAAGTGCTGGCCCCGCAGGGCCGTTTGTCGATCATCAGCTTCCACTCGCTGGAAGACCGCATCGTCAAACGCTTTATGCGTCACCACAGCCGCGGCGCTCAGGTGCCGGCGGGCATTCCGTTGACCGAAGAGCAGCTGCGCGGCATGGGCGGCCGGACGCTGAAAGCGCTGGGCAAAATGATGCCGTCGGAAGCGGAAGTGGCGGACAACCCGCGTGCGCGCAGCTCGGTGCTGCGTATTGCTGAGAGGATGCCCGCGTGA
- a CDS encoding AMP-dependent synthetase/ligase, with amino-acid sequence MITNLLQYHLIHRIQHQITHRADRTAFRQWSPNGEFQLTWGAAAARIDRIAAGLLALGAEVQERIGIFANNTMAWSLTDLAILHLRGVSVPLYSTNTPAQAAFVINDADIRILFVGEQAQLDAAIALRGVCPQLRHIIVFDEDADLRDCEIAQHLSAFEHAVDPAAFIAQRRQRIEECDLQDLFTLIYTSGTTGEPKGVMLDYRNLAAQLYLHDERLTVGEEDVSLSFLPLSHVFERAWSFFVMHSGAQNVFLPNTDWVREAMGQVRPTLMCAVPRFYEKIFSAVHEKVARAPWLRRALFHWAIVCGERKFLQERAGKPLGKLFELSHRWADKLVLSKLRGILGGRVRFLPAAGAKLDDNVILFFQAMGVNIKYGYGMTETCATVSCWEEGHFRFGSIGKPLPQVEVRIGEENEIQVRGPIVMRGYFNKPLETAATFTADGWLKTGDAGAIDEEGNLFITERLKDLMKTSGGKYIAPQMLEGTLAQDRFIEQVAIIADARKFVSALIVPCFESLEEYAKSVNLKYQDRLELLRNGEILAMFEKRLREMQKELARFEQVKKFTLLPAAFSMELGELTPTLKLRRKVILQRYQREIDSMYREQA; translated from the coding sequence ATGATCACTAATCTGCTGCAATACCATTTGATCCATCGTATACAGCATCAAATTACCCACCGAGCCGATCGCACAGCATTTCGCCAATGGTCGCCCAACGGCGAGTTTCAACTGACCTGGGGAGCGGCGGCTGCCCGCATCGATCGCATTGCCGCCGGGCTGCTGGCGCTGGGCGCCGAAGTGCAAGAACGTATCGGTATCTTCGCCAATAACACGATGGCCTGGTCGTTGACCGATCTCGCGATCCTGCACCTGCGTGGCGTCAGCGTACCGCTCTATTCCACCAATACGCCGGCGCAGGCGGCCTTCGTCATCAATGACGCTGACATTCGCATCCTGTTCGTCGGCGAACAGGCGCAGTTGGACGCCGCCATCGCGCTGCGCGGCGTCTGTCCGCAACTGCGTCATATTATCGTGTTCGACGAGGATGCCGATCTGCGCGATTGCGAGATAGCCCAACACCTGAGCGCCTTCGAGCATGCCGTCGATCCGGCGGCTTTTATCGCTCAACGTCGGCAGCGCATTGAAGAGTGCGACCTGCAGGATCTCTTCACCCTGATCTATACCTCGGGCACCACCGGCGAGCCGAAAGGGGTGATGCTGGATTATCGCAACCTGGCGGCGCAGCTCTACCTGCATGATGAGAGACTGACGGTCGGCGAAGAGGATGTGTCGCTCAGTTTCCTGCCGCTGTCGCACGTGTTTGAGCGTGCCTGGAGCTTCTTTGTCATGCATTCCGGCGCGCAGAACGTTTTCCTGCCGAACACCGACTGGGTTCGGGAAGCGATGGGGCAGGTGCGGCCGACGTTAATGTGCGCGGTGCCGCGTTTCTACGAGAAGATTTTCAGCGCGGTGCATGAAAAAGTGGCGCGTGCCCCTTGGCTGCGCCGCGCGTTGTTCCACTGGGCGATCGTCTGCGGGGAGCGCAAGTTCCTGCAAGAGCGGGCCGGCAAACCGTTGGGCAAACTGTTCGAACTCTCTCACCGCTGGGCCGACAAGCTGGTATTGAGCAAGCTGCGCGGTATCCTCGGCGGTCGGGTGCGCTTCCTGCCGGCGGCGGGCGCCAAGCTGGATGACAATGTGATCCTGTTTTTCCAGGCGATGGGCGTCAACATCAAGTACGGTTACGGCATGACTGAAACCTGTGCGACCGTGTCCTGCTGGGAAGAAGGGCATTTCCGCTTCGGCTCTATCGGTAAACCGCTGCCGCAGGTCGAGGTGCGCATCGGTGAAGAAAATGAAATTCAGGTGCGCGGGCCGATCGTGATGCGCGGCTATTTCAACAAACCGTTGGAAACCGCCGCGACCTTTACCGCAGACGGCTGGCTGAAAACCGGCGACGCTGGGGCGATCGATGAAGAGGGCAATCTGTTCATCACCGAGCGCCTTAAGGATTTGATGAAAACCTCCGGCGGCAAATACATCGCGCCGCAGATGCTGGAAGGCACGTTGGCGCAGGACCGCTTTATCGAGCAGGTGGCGATCATCGCCGATGCGCGCAAGTTCGTTTCCGCGCTGATCGTGCCGTGCTTTGAGTCGCTGGAAGAGTACGCGAAGTCAGTCAACCTGAAGTATCAGGATCGCCTGGAGCTGCTGCGCAACGGCGAGATCCTCGCGATGTTCGAAAAGCGCCTGCGCGAGATGCAAAAGGAGCTGGCGCGCTTCGAACAGGTGAAGAAGTTCACTCTGCTGCCGGCGGCTTTTTCCATGGAGTTGGGGGAGCTGACGCCAACCCTGAAGCTGCGCCGCAAAGTGATCCTGCAGCGCTATCAGCGCGAAATCGACTCTATGTACCGGGAACAGGCCTGA
- a CDS encoding peptidoglycan glycosyltransferase FtsI gives MKAARPGKLRRQEDQASFVSWRFALLCGCILLAMVGLMLRVAYLQVINPDRLVKEGDMRSLRVQEVPTARGMISDRAGRPLAVSVPVNAVWADPKELNERGGITLDSRWKALSDALNIPLDQLSNRINANPKGRFVYLARQVNPAIGDYIHKLKLPGIYLRQESRRYYPAGQVTSHIIGVTNIDGQGIEGVEKSFDRWLTGQPGERTVRKDRFGRVIEDISSVDSQAAHNLVLSVDERLQALVYRELNNAVAFNKAESGTAVLIDVNTGEVLAMANSPSYNPNNMAGTPKETMRNRAITDIFEPGSTVKPMVVMTALQNGVVRENSVLNTIPYRIQGHEIKDVARYSELSLTGILQKSSNVGVSKLALAMPSSALVDTYSRFGLGKATNLGLVGESSGIYPKKQRWSDIERATFSFGYGLMVTPLQLARVYATIGSLGVYRPLSITKVDPPVAGERVFPEPLVRTVVHMMESVALPGGGGVKAAIKGYRIAIKTGTAKKVGPDGKYVNRYIAYTAGVAPASNPRFALVVVINDPQGGKYYGGAISAPVFGAIMGGVLRTMNVEPDALPTGDKSELVINKKEGSGGRS, from the coding sequence ATGAAAGCAGCGCGCCCCGGTAAGTTGAGACGCCAGGAAGATCAGGCCAGCTTTGTCAGCTGGCGTTTTGCGTTGCTGTGCGGCTGCATTTTGCTGGCGATGGTTGGCCTGATGTTGCGCGTCGCGTACCTGCAGGTCATCAACCCCGATCGTCTGGTGAAAGAAGGCGACATGCGTTCGCTGCGCGTGCAGGAAGTGCCGACCGCGCGCGGTATGATCAGCGATCGCGCCGGCCGTCCATTGGCGGTCAGTGTGCCGGTGAATGCGGTGTGGGCCGATCCGAAAGAGCTGAACGAGCGCGGCGGCATCACGCTGGACAGCCGCTGGAAAGCGCTTTCCGATGCGCTCAACATCCCGCTGGACCAGCTTTCCAACCGCATCAACGCCAACCCGAAAGGGCGCTTCGTTTATCTGGCGCGCCAGGTTAACCCGGCGATCGGCGATTACATTCACAAACTCAAGCTGCCGGGGATCTACCTGCGGCAGGAGTCGCGCCGTTACTACCCGGCGGGGCAGGTGACGTCGCACATCATCGGCGTGACCAACATCGACGGGCAAGGTATCGAAGGCGTCGAGAAGAGCTTCGACCGCTGGCTGACCGGGCAACCGGGCGAGAGAACGGTGCGTAAGGACCGCTTCGGTCGGGTGATCGAAGATATTTCCTCCGTCGACAGTCAGGCGGCGCACAACCTGGTGCTGAGCGTCGATGAGCGCCTGCAGGCGCTGGTGTATCGCGAGCTGAACAACGCGGTGGCGTTCAACAAGGCCGAATCGGGCACTGCGGTGCTGATCGACGTGAACACCGGCGAAGTGCTGGCGATGGCCAACAGCCCGTCTTACAACCCGAACAACATGGCCGGTACGCCGAAAGAAACCATGCGTAACCGCGCCATCACCGATATTTTTGAACCCGGTTCAACCGTGAAGCCGATGGTGGTGATGACCGCGCTGCAAAACGGCGTGGTGAGAGAAAACAGCGTGCTGAACACCATCCCGTACCGCATTCAGGGCCACGAGATCAAAGACGTGGCGCGGTACTCGGAGCTGTCATTGACCGGGATCTTGCAGAAGTCGAGTAACGTCGGTGTTTCAAAGCTGGCGTTAGCGATGCCGTCCTCAGCGTTAGTAGATACTTACTCTCGTTTTGGGCTGGGAAAAGCGACCAATTTGGGGCTGGTCGGAGAAAGCAGTGGCATATACCCAAAAAAACAACGGTGGTCTGACATAGAGAGGGCCACCTTCTCTTTCGGCTACGGGCTGATGGTAACTCCGTTACAGTTGGCGCGAGTCTATGCAACGATCGGCAGCCTGGGCGTGTATCGCCCATTGTCGATCACCAAGGTTGACCCTCCGGTCGCCGGCGAACGCGTTTTCCCTGAACCTCTGGTGCGCACCGTGGTGCACATGATGGAAAGCGTGGCCTTGCCGGGCGGCGGCGGCGTGAAAGCCGCCATCAAGGGATACCGTATCGCCATCAAAACCGGTACCGCGAAAAAAGTGGGCCCGGACGGCAAATACGTCAACCGATACATCGCTTATACCGCCGGCGTCGCGCCGGCAAGTAACCCCCGTTTTGCCCTGGTGGTCGTCATCAACGACCCGCAGGGTGGGAAATACTATGGTGGCGCAATCTCCGCGCCGGTGTTCGGCGCCATCATGGGCGGCGTATTGCGCACCATGAACGTCGAGCCTGACGCGTTGCCCACCGGTGACAAAAGCGAATTAGTGATTAACAAGAAAGAGGGTTCAGGTGGCAGATCGTAA
- the ftsL gene encoding cell division protein FtsL, translating to MIGNERHGLVGVIGGDLLRNAKIPLILLIASLVSAIFVVTTAHRTRLLTAEREQLVLERDALDIEWRNLILEENALGDHSRVERIATEKLQMQHVDPSQENIIVKQ from the coding sequence GTGATCGGCAACGAACGTCACGGTTTGGTCGGGGTGATTGGCGGCGATCTGCTGCGCAATGCCAAGATCCCCCTGATTTTACTGATTGCGTCACTGGTTTCCGCGATTTTCGTGGTGACTACCGCGCACCGCACCCGCCTGCTGACCGCCGAGCGCGAACAGTTGGTTCTGGAGCGCGATGCGCTGGATATCGAGTGGCGCAACCTGATTTTAGAAGAGAACGCCCTCGGCGATCACAGCCGGGTTGAACGTATCGCGACAGAAAAACTGCAGATGCAACACGTTGATCCATCGCAGGAAAATATCATCGTTAAACAATGA
- the mraZ gene encoding division/cell wall cluster transcriptional repressor MraZ, with product MFRGATMVNLDSKGRLAVPTRYRELLNEESQGQMVCTIDLHQPCLLLYPLPEWEIIEQKLSRLSSMNPAERRVQRLLLGHASECQMDSAGRLLLASTLRQHAGLTKEVMLVGQFNKFELWDEQTWYQQVKDDIDAEQSTQEPLSERLQDLSL from the coding sequence ATGTTCCGTGGAGCGACGATGGTCAACCTCGACAGCAAAGGGCGGCTCGCCGTACCTACCCGATATCGGGAATTGCTCAACGAGGAATCGCAAGGCCAAATGGTCTGTACCATTGACCTCCATCAGCCCTGCCTGCTGCTTTATCCTTTGCCCGAATGGGAAATTATTGAACAAAAATTATCACGTCTGTCGAGCATGAATCCCGCCGAGCGCCGCGTTCAGCGCCTGCTGCTGGGGCATGCCAGTGAGTGTCAGATGGATAGTGCCGGTCGTTTGCTGTTAGCCAGTACGCTGCGGCAACACGCCGGGCTCACGAAAGAAGTGATGCTGGTCGGTCAGTTCAACAAGTTTGAACTGTGGGATGAACAGACCTGGTATCAACAAGTCAAGGATGATATTGACGCTGAACAGTCGACTCAGGAACCGTTGTCTGAGCGGCTACAGGACTTGTCGCTATAA
- the ilvN gene encoding acetolactate synthase small subunit, which produces MRRILSVLLENESGALSRVVGLFSQRGYNIESLTVAPTDDPTLSRMTIQTVGDEKVLEQIEKQLHKLVDVLRVSELVQGAHVEREIMLVKLQASGYGREEVKRCADIFRGQIVDVTATLYTVQLAGTSDKLDAFLSAVRDVAEIVEVARSGVVGVSRGDKIMR; this is translated from the coding sequence ATGCGCCGTATTTTATCTGTCTTGCTGGAAAACGAATCCGGCGCCCTCTCGCGCGTGGTGGGGTTGTTCTCCCAGCGTGGTTATAACATTGAGAGCCTGACGGTGGCGCCGACCGACGATCCGACGCTGTCGCGTATGACTATCCAGACCGTCGGCGACGAGAAAGTGCTGGAGCAGATTGAGAAGCAGTTGCACAAGCTGGTGGACGTGCTGCGCGTCAGCGAGCTGGTGCAGGGCGCTCACGTCGAGCGCGAGATCATGCTGGTGAAACTGCAGGCCAGCGGCTACGGCCGTGAAGAGGTGAAGCGCTGCGCCGACATTTTCCGCGGCCAGATCGTCGATGTGACGGCGACGTTGTATACGGTGCAGTTGGCCGGCACCAGCGATAAACTGGACGCCTTCCTGAGTGCGGTGCGAGACGTCGCGGAGATCGTGGAAGTGGCGCGTTCCGGCGTGGTCGGCGTGTCGCGCGGCGACAAAATCATGCGCTGA
- a CDS encoding L-alanine exporter AlaE — translation MLSPATHWRSAAADTFALVVYCFIAGMAIEVLISGMSFQQSLSSRLLSIPVNILIAWPYGRYRDLFIRTARRCPRGQFLLRNLADLLAYVSFQSPVYAAILWSVGADGQQMLAAVTSNALVSMAMGVVYGYFLEYCRRLFRVADYV, via the coding sequence ATGCTTTCGCCCGCGACTCACTGGCGTAGCGCCGCTGCCGATACGTTCGCACTGGTGGTGTACTGCTTTATCGCCGGCATGGCGATAGAAGTGTTGATCTCAGGCATGAGCTTCCAGCAATCCCTCTCTTCGCGCCTGCTGTCGATCCCGGTCAACATCCTGATCGCCTGGCCTTACGGCCGCTATCGCGATCTGTTTATCCGCACGGCGCGCCGCTGCCCGCGCGGCCAGTTCCTGCTGCGCAACCTCGCCGATCTGCTGGCCTACGTCAGCTTCCAGTCGCCGGTTTATGCCGCCATTCTATGGAGCGTAGGCGCCGACGGCCAACAAATGCTGGCGGCGGTAACCAGCAATGCGCTGGTCTCCATGGCGATGGGCGTGGTGTATGGCTATTTCCTGGAATACTGCCGGCGGCTGTTCCGGGTGGCGGACTACGTCTAA
- the cra gene encoding catabolite repressor/activator: MKLDEIARLAGVSRTTASYVINGKAKQYRVSDKTVEKVMAVVREHNYHPNAVAAGLRAGRTRSIGLVIPDLENTSYTRIANYLERQARQRGYQLLIACSEDQPDNEMRCIEHLLQRQVDAIIVSTALPPEHPFYQRWANDPLPIIALDRALDREHFISVVGADEEDAFALAQELRTFPAESVLYLGALPELSVSFLREQGFRQAWQEDPRHVDYLYANSYEREAAGALFAEWLKTHPMPQALFTTSFSLLQGVMDVTLKQRGRLPTDLAIATFGDHELLDFLECPVLAVAQRHRDVAERVLELVLASLDEPRKPKPGLTRIRRNLFRRGSLSRK, encoded by the coding sequence GTGAAACTGGATGAAATCGCGCGTCTCGCGGGCGTTTCGCGCACGACGGCCAGTTATGTCATCAACGGAAAGGCGAAGCAGTATCGTGTCAGCGATAAAACCGTCGAGAAAGTGATGGCCGTAGTCAGGGAGCATAACTATCACCCGAATGCCGTCGCGGCAGGGCTGCGCGCCGGGCGCACCCGTTCTATCGGTCTGGTGATCCCGGATCTGGAAAATACCAGCTATACCCGTATCGCCAACTACCTGGAGCGTCAGGCGCGCCAGCGTGGTTATCAATTGCTGATCGCCTGTTCCGAAGATCAGCCGGACAACGAAATGCGCTGTATCGAGCATTTGCTGCAGCGTCAGGTGGACGCCATCATCGTTTCCACCGCCTTGCCGCCGGAGCACCCCTTCTATCAACGCTGGGCCAACGATCCGCTGCCGATCATCGCGCTGGACCGCGCGTTGGATCGCGAACATTTCATCAGCGTCGTCGGGGCCGACGAGGAAGATGCCTTTGCGCTGGCGCAGGAGCTGCGCACCTTCCCGGCTGAATCGGTGCTGTATCTGGGCGCCTTGCCGGAGCTTTCGGTCAGCTTCCTGCGTGAGCAGGGCTTCCGTCAGGCCTGGCAAGAGGATCCCCGCCACGTCGATTACCTGTATGCCAACAGCTATGAGCGTGAAGCCGCCGGCGCGCTGTTTGCCGAATGGCTGAAGACGCACCCGATGCCGCAGGCGCTGTTCACCACCTCGTTCTCGCTGTTGCAGGGCGTGATGGACGTGACGCTGAAGCAACGCGGCCGTTTGCCGACCGATCTGGCGATTGCCACCTTCGGCGACCATGAACTGTTGGATTTCCTGGAGTGCCCGGTGCTCGCGGTGGCGCAGCGCCATCGTGACGTGGCCGAACGCGTGCTGGAGCTGGTGTTGGCCAGCCTGGACGAACCGCGTAAACCCAAGCCGGGATTGACGCGTATTCGCCGCAATCTGTTCCGCCGCGGCAGCCTGAGCCGCAAGTAG
- the murE gene encoding UDP-N-acetylmuramoyl-L-alanyl-D-glutamate--2,6-diaminopimelate ligase produces the protein MADRNLRDLLAPWVPTAPGRALREMTLDSRVAAAGDLFVAVVGHQTDGRRYIPQAIAQGVAAVIAEADGQAEDGAIVEMHGVPVIYLSQLNQRLSALAGRFYHQPGERLRLVGVTGTNGKTTTTQLLAQWSQLLGETSAVMGTVGNGLLGQVCPTENTTGSAVDVQHVLNELAEQGATFAAMEVSSHGLVQHRVAALPFAAAVFTNLSRDHLDYHGDMANYEAAKWSLFAAHNVGQAIINADDEVGQRWLSKLPDAVAVTMQDNLQPGCHGRWLKTTAVDYHDNGATVRFSSSWGDGEIESRLMGAFNVSNLLLALATLLSLGYPLEALVETGSRLQPVCGRMEVFNAPGKPTVVVDYAHTPDALEKALEAARLHCQRQLWCVFGCGGDRDKGKRPLMGGIAEQFADRVVITDDNPRTEEPRAIINDILTGLLDAGQALVIHGRAEAVTSAIMQAQEQDVVLVAGKGHEDYQLVGNRRLDYSDRTTVARLLGVLA, from the coding sequence GTGGCAGATCGTAATTTGCGCGACTTACTCGCCCCGTGGGTGCCGACGGCACCCGGGCGCGCGCTGCGGGAAATGACATTAGACAGCCGCGTGGCGGCTGCCGGGGATCTGTTTGTCGCCGTGGTCGGCCATCAAACGGATGGACGCCGCTATATTCCGCAGGCCATCGCGCAGGGCGTCGCCGCTGTGATCGCCGAGGCTGACGGTCAGGCCGAAGATGGCGCCATCGTTGAGATGCACGGCGTGCCGGTGATCTACCTGAGCCAACTGAACCAGCGCCTTTCCGCGCTGGCCGGGCGTTTTTACCACCAGCCGGGCGAGCGTCTGCGCCTGGTCGGCGTGACCGGCACCAACGGCAAAACCACCACCACGCAACTGCTGGCGCAGTGGAGCCAACTGCTGGGCGAAACCAGCGCGGTAATGGGCACCGTCGGCAACGGCCTGCTGGGCCAGGTGTGTCCGACGGAGAATACCACCGGTTCTGCGGTGGATGTTCAACACGTATTAAACGAGTTGGCGGAACAGGGCGCGACCTTCGCCGCGATGGAAGTCTCATCCCACGGTCTGGTGCAACATCGGGTGGCGGCGCTGCCGTTCGCTGCGGCGGTTTTCACCAACCTGAGCCGCGATCACCTGGATTATCACGGTGACATGGCCAATTACGAAGCGGCCAAATGGTCGCTGTTCGCCGCCCACAACGTGGGGCAGGCGATCATCAACGCCGACGATGAAGTCGGCCAGCGCTGGCTGAGCAAGCTGCCGGATGCGGTAGCGGTGACGATGCAGGACAACCTGCAGCCGGGTTGCCACGGCCGCTGGCTGAAAACCACGGCGGTCGACTATCACGACAACGGCGCCACGGTTCGTTTCAGCTCCAGCTGGGGCGACGGCGAGATCGAAAGCCGCCTGATGGGCGCTTTCAACGTCAGCAACCTGCTGTTGGCCTTGGCGACGCTGCTGTCGTTGGGCTACCCGCTGGAGGCGCTGGTGGAAACCGGCAGCCGTCTGCAGCCGGTCTGCGGCCGCATGGAAGTGTTTAACGCGCCGGGCAAACCGACGGTCGTGGTGGATTACGCCCACACGCCGGATGCGCTGGAGAAAGCGCTGGAGGCCGCGCGCCTGCACTGCCAGAGGCAGCTGTGGTGCGTGTTCGGCTGCGGCGGCGATCGCGACAAGGGCAAACGTCCGCTGATGGGCGGCATCGCCGAGCAGTTCGCCGATCGCGTGGTGATCACCGATGACAACCCGCGGACCGAAGAGCCGCGCGCGATTATCAACGACATCCTGACCGGATTGCTGGACGCCGGGCAGGCGCTGGTGATCCACGGCCGCGCCGAAGCGGTGACCAGCGCCATCATGCAGGCGCAGGAGCAGGATGTGGTGTTGGTGGCGGGCAAAGGCCACGAAGATTATCAGCTGGTGGGCAACCGCCGCCTGGATTATTCCGACCGCACGACGGTCGCACGGCTGCTGGGGGTGCTGGCATGA